From Streptomyces sp. Edi4, one genomic window encodes:
- a CDS encoding WXG100 family type VII secretion target, protein MERGASLKELRDLAKLFGRSAHDLQTIITNLNSSTSGSTGYWKGPKADQFRKDWEDARATFSKWVDTLNDAQKSASTNADNIERAT, encoded by the coding sequence ATGGAACGCGGTGCAAGTCTCAAGGAACTCAGGGACCTTGCGAAGCTGTTCGGTCGCAGCGCGCACGACCTGCAGACGATCATCACCAACCTGAACTCGTCCACGTCCGGCAGCACCGGCTACTGGAAGGGCCCCAAGGCCGACCAGTTCCGCAAGGACTGGGAAGACGCCCGTGCGACGTTCTCGAAGTGGGTCGACACGCTGAACGACGCGCAGAAGTCCGCGTCCACCAACGCCGACAACATCGAGCGCGCGACCTGA
- a CDS encoding TadE family protein: MRDRLRALVRRRVEAASTRGDSGMTAIEFVLLTPVLFFMIFATVQFGLYFFADHVAQAAAQAGARKARAMADEQPGAWRGEARDQASSYIAQLGPRLVLAPDVRAVEPKANTVGVEITAKVPTVFPGLRLTVHARSQGPVERFVREGAN, encoded by the coding sequence TTGCGCGACAGACTCCGGGCTCTCGTACGCCGGCGGGTGGAGGCAGCCTCCACCCGCGGCGACTCCGGCATGACCGCGATCGAGTTCGTGCTGCTGACCCCGGTGTTGTTCTTCATGATCTTCGCGACCGTGCAGTTCGGCCTGTACTTCTTCGCGGACCACGTGGCACAGGCCGCCGCCCAGGCGGGCGCCCGCAAGGCACGTGCCATGGCCGACGAACAGCCCGGCGCCTGGCGAGGCGAGGCACGGGACCAGGCGTCCAGCTACATCGCCCAGCTCGGCCCCCGGCTCGTGCTCGCCCCCGACGTCCGGGCGGTGGAGCCCAAGGCCAACACGGTGGGCGTGGAGATCACGGCCAAGGTGCCGACCGTCTTTCCCGGCCTGCGGCTGACGGTGCACGCGCGATCGCAGGGGCCGGTCGAGCGATTCGTACGTGAGGGAGCGAACTGA
- a CDS encoding type II secretion system F family protein: MSDIITGPVLIGAVLGLGVYVLIRALTRTRRSAVSQVARIDALRSSGSVYTPPSEARASGGLAGLRAGIGARVAELYLKQGWEQRSMRADLAVLERSWERFLATKVLLGVAGLVFGPLLFVIVAVLGFSKSPIIPVWLALVCGAVFFFLPDLEIRRDATDKRRDLRRVIGAYLDLVAMNLAGGRGLPEALMAAAEVSDGWALRRLRNTLADARITGTSQWLALGRLGEELGVEELKDLSSSLALVADDGAKVRESLASRAETMRHREMAEIEGAAGEKSQSMLVAQLLLCAGFLVFLIFPAAMRVFQV, encoded by the coding sequence GTGAGCGACATCATCACCGGGCCGGTACTGATCGGCGCGGTTCTGGGTCTCGGCGTCTACGTCCTGATCAGAGCGCTGACGCGGACGAGGCGTTCGGCGGTCTCGCAGGTGGCGCGGATCGACGCGTTGCGCTCGTCGGGCAGCGTGTACACCCCGCCCTCCGAGGCACGGGCCTCGGGTGGGCTCGCGGGGCTGCGGGCGGGGATCGGCGCCAGGGTCGCGGAGCTGTACCTCAAGCAGGGCTGGGAGCAGCGCTCGATGCGCGCCGATCTGGCCGTGCTGGAGCGGAGCTGGGAGCGGTTCCTGGCCACCAAGGTGCTGCTCGGCGTCGCCGGCCTAGTCTTCGGCCCGCTGCTCTTCGTCATCGTCGCGGTACTCGGTTTCAGCAAGAGCCCGATCATCCCGGTCTGGCTCGCGCTCGTGTGCGGAGCGGTCTTCTTCTTCCTGCCCGATCTGGAGATCCGCCGGGACGCCACGGACAAGCGCCGTGATCTGCGCCGGGTCATCGGCGCCTATCTGGACCTGGTGGCGATGAACCTGGCGGGCGGGCGAGGGCTGCCCGAGGCGCTGATGGCGGCCGCAGAGGTCAGCGACGGATGGGCCCTGCGCCGGCTGCGCAACACCCTCGCCGACGCCAGGATCACCGGCACAAGCCAGTGGCTCGCCCTCGGGCGGCTCGGTGAGGAACTGGGCGTCGAGGAGCTCAAAGACCTGTCCTCCTCGCTCGCCCTGGTGGCGGACGACGGCGCGAAGGTACGCGAGTCCCTGGCGTCCCGCGCCGAAACGATGCGGCACCGGGAGATGGCCGAGATCGAGGGCGCGGCGGGTGAGAAGTCCCAGTCGATGCTCGTCGCCCAGTTGCTGCTCTGCGCAGGCTTCCTGGTCTTTCTGATCTTCCCCGCCGCCATGCGTGTCTTCCAGGTCTGA
- a CDS encoding type II secretion system F family protein, which yields MNNIPSMGGLFEAQTLFALAAGLAVGCGLALLVVAIRGVEAKPGGQDRRRERVGELAQFVGKRGSVAVGVALLVLLLTRWTVAGVATGLLVFFWDRLFGGAAQEKAAMKRVEALAAWTESLRDTIAGAVGLEQAIPASARAAAPALRPHLDALVDRLRARTPLPDALQLLADEIDDASADIIVAALILNARLRGPGLRQVLGALAKSAREEIDMRHRVMAQRSSTRRSVQIVVGVSIAFVLGLSVFNRDFVEPYNSAVGQLVLACVCGLFALGFWWLRKLSVIETPDRFLVRSEPETRFVRPDAPTGRAGNQDGDGARPVTAGEGAR from the coding sequence ATGAACAACATTCCCTCCATGGGCGGTCTCTTCGAGGCCCAGACGCTCTTCGCTCTCGCGGCGGGTCTCGCGGTCGGCTGCGGGCTCGCCCTGCTCGTCGTCGCGATCCGCGGCGTCGAGGCGAAGCCGGGCGGCCAGGACCGCCGGCGCGAACGCGTCGGTGAACTGGCGCAGTTCGTGGGCAAGCGCGGCTCGGTGGCCGTCGGCGTCGCCCTACTGGTGCTGCTGCTCACCCGGTGGACGGTGGCCGGTGTCGCCACCGGCCTGCTCGTTTTCTTCTGGGACCGGCTCTTCGGCGGCGCCGCGCAGGAGAAGGCCGCGATGAAGCGGGTCGAGGCGCTGGCAGCCTGGACCGAGTCGCTGCGGGACACCATCGCCGGCGCGGTCGGCCTCGAACAGGCCATCCCCGCGTCGGCCCGGGCCGCCGCACCCGCGCTTCGACCCCATCTCGACGCGCTGGTCGACCGGTTGCGGGCCCGCACGCCGCTGCCCGACGCGCTGCAACTGCTCGCCGACGAGATCGACGACGCGTCCGCGGACATCATCGTCGCGGCGCTCATCCTCAACGCGCGGCTGCGCGGCCCCGGCCTGCGCCAGGTGCTGGGGGCGCTCGCCAAGTCGGCCCGCGAGGAGATCGACATGCGCCACCGCGTGATGGCGCAGCGCTCCTCCACCCGGCGCAGTGTGCAGATCGTGGTCGGCGTGTCGATCGCGTTCGTCCTCGGGCTCTCCGTCTTCAACCGTGACTTCGTCGAGCCGTACAACTCGGCGGTCGGCCAGCTCGTGCTCGCCTGTGTCTGCGGTCTGTTCGCGCTCGGTTTCTGGTGGCTGCGCAAGCTGTCGGTGATCGAGACGCCGGACCGCTTCCTGGTGCGGAGCGAACCCGAGACCCGCTTCGTGCGCCCCGACGCCCCCACGGGCCGGGCCGGGAACCAGGACGGGGACGGCGCGCGTCCTGTCACCGCTGGGGAGGGAGCGCGGTGA
- a CDS encoding ATPase, T2SS/T4P/T4SS family, translated as MSVVDHALVKRFRQEAGDRIAEQRRLDQVRGVAAMSSEDERQYARAVIAQILEEYARTEINSGRTPLDAETEEQYAAAVHAALFGVGRLQPLLDDPEVENIDINGCDQVFVGYADGREARADPVAETDEELIELIQVLGAYSGLSSRPFDSANPQLDLRLPDGSRLSAVMEVARRPALSIRRARMGKVFMADLVGNGTLTPEVAHFLACAVRARKNIMIAGATNAGKTTLLRALANEIPQQERLITVERALELGLDQFPELHPNVVAFEERLPNSEGLGMIPMADLVRRSLRMNPSRVIVGEVLGDEIVTMLNAMSQGNDGSLSTIHANSSAEVFNRISTYALQAAERLPIEASQMLIAGAVNFVVFVERRNNYESGGRLQRMVTSVREVNGCDGRVLSSEVFAETPDGRVVPHAPVSCVEDLAVHGYRPSGAWG; from the coding sequence ATGAGCGTGGTCGACCACGCGCTGGTCAAACGGTTCCGCCAGGAGGCCGGCGACCGGATCGCCGAACAGCGACGCCTCGACCAGGTGCGCGGCGTCGCCGCCATGTCCAGCGAGGACGAGCGCCAGTACGCGCGCGCCGTCATCGCCCAGATACTGGAGGAGTACGCCCGTACGGAGATCAACTCCGGGCGTACTCCACTCGACGCGGAGACCGAGGAGCAGTACGCCGCCGCCGTGCACGCCGCGCTCTTCGGCGTGGGCCGGCTCCAGCCGCTGCTCGATGACCCCGAGGTCGAGAACATCGACATCAACGGCTGCGACCAGGTCTTCGTCGGGTACGCGGACGGCCGCGAGGCCCGGGCGGACCCGGTCGCCGAGACCGACGAGGAACTGATCGAGCTCATTCAGGTGCTCGGTGCCTACTCCGGTCTCTCCTCGCGCCCCTTCGACTCGGCCAACCCGCAGCTGGACCTGCGGCTGCCGGACGGTTCGCGTCTGTCGGCCGTCATGGAGGTCGCCCGCCGGCCCGCCCTGTCCATCCGCCGGGCCCGCATGGGCAAGGTCTTCATGGCGGACCTGGTGGGCAACGGCACGCTCACGCCGGAGGTCGCGCACTTCTTGGCCTGTGCGGTCCGCGCCCGCAAGAACATCATGATCGCGGGCGCGACGAACGCGGGAAAGACCACGCTGCTGCGGGCGCTCGCCAATGAGATCCCCCAGCAGGAGCGGCTGATCACGGTGGAGCGGGCCCTGGAGCTCGGACTCGACCAGTTCCCCGAACTGCACCCCAATGTCGTGGCGTTCGAGGAGCGGCTGCCCAACTCCGAAGGGCTCGGCATGATCCCGATGGCGGACCTGGTGCGCCGTTCGCTGCGTATGAACCCCTCGCGCGTCATCGTCGGCGAAGTACTCGGCGACGAGATCGTCACCATGCTGAACGCCATGTCGCAGGGCAACGACGGTTCGCTCTCCACGATCCACGCCAACAGCTCCGCCGAGGTCTTCAACCGTATTTCCACCTACGCCCTCCAGGCGGCCGAGCGGCTGCCCATCGAGGCCAGCCAGATGCTGATCGCGGGCGCGGTGAACTTCGTCGTGTTCGTGGAGCGGCGCAACAACTACGAGAGCGGCGGCCGTCTTCAGCGCATGGTCACCTCGGTCCGCGAGGTGAACGGCTGCGACGGCCGCGTCCTGTCCAGCGAGGTCTTCGCCGAGACGCCGGACGGGCGGGTCGTTCCGCACGCCCCCGTCTCCTGCGTCGAGGACCTTGCCGTGCACGGCTACCGGCCTTCCGGGGCCTGGGGGTGA
- a CDS encoding FtsK/SpoIIIE domain-containing protein — protein sequence MRVLVTVVQEGAPPYDVMVNADDDAVARDVAQALAASGAGPWQAERPSQVVVALPGTVLDQRYGGRSAEPVLWADGHRCDPDTPAGRILRDGMRVSVDDSIGPLLRKGEPVGWYELRVAGGPGAGRIARLAVGTATFGSATTCTLAAPDPVLAPVAGQITVDVRGGASLTPQHGSTLLLDDEPVEAAQDWPLGGVVRAGDSLFVLDRVGEPDAHLSATGEGGLAYNRPPRLSPVRPRPRLSVPVEPSKTERTRFQTISALTPMIFGLVMYFVTRQVYMLLFCAMSPVMMLGQWISDNRDGKQRNKKSLKQYRGELAAYEAELARLGKEDQRNRRADNPDPAEVLLFATGPRRRLWERRRTDVDVMRLRVGVGTLYADIELVHGQGAAYGEEQPEPPLLSHLPVTLSFPGLGVVGVSGDRPRALATAHWLAVQAAVLHSPRELSIVFLAASAQAGADWNWAHWLPHAAPQQGQDCVALVGCDSEAIARRVNELLNELARRKAAQESSGAMMSGAPGDEPHILLVLDGARLLRRMPGVPQLLQEGPRHGIFALCLDEDDRLLPEECKAVVCWTPRSPTHVQLRGSGLESVGDVLADQVGPDWCDLLARSLAPVRDVSRDDAGGALPTAARLLSLLDMPDPSGADIERIWRAGGSTTAAPIGIAADGVFTLDIRRDGPHALVAGTTGAGKSELLQTIIASLAVANRPDALNFVLIDYKGGSAFMDCARLPHTVGMVSDLDAHLTERALASLAAELHRRETILFNTGTKDIEDYNDTRKFRPELEPMPRLVLVIDEFASLVAELPDFIAGLVDIARRGRSLGVHLVLATQRPAGVVSADIRANTNLRIALRVTDGSESMDVIDAADAGAIAKSTPGRAYVRSGAQSLVGVQSARIGGRRPATGKSGPKAVLSPLPWTAFSRPLPRSAESEDDGTMVTDLAVLVDAIRGGSDTMGFPPPRSPWLPPLPEHVTLEALTAAAGSAPAHGDVPPIGFALTDLPAQQARKPFALDLVAGEHTMLAGGARSGRSTALRTLAGSLARTASPRDVHVYAIDCGSNALLPLVRLPHVGAVVNRDEPDRVRRLLDRLLGEISRRQQLLAMQGASSAAEQRASAAPEDKLPWMVLLLDSWEGYFSTFENYNYGQLIEQAQRIFREGSAVGLKVVMTSDRSGLSGMVASAFQDRLILRFADPNDYSMAGLQPREVPKNMPPGRALRITDTGTEETQIALLDEDPSGQAQVRTLREIAEQARKDHGRTPARLRPMRVDALPARITASEAMALDPDFAVPSKLWALLAVGGDELAPVGIDLEESGPGFVIGGPPKSGRSTALMCAADSLLAQGTPLVLVTPRRSPLRDLEGREGVLGVLDGEAREDDLEELAEKAEGRPYVIIADDAELLYDTRLDEALEAILRKGVDGGLGLIAAGTTDSLASQYRGFVTAARKTRNGLLLNPQNSQEGELFSIRLPANTGGGRPGGGLLVSGGAFRPVQGVLRG from the coding sequence ATGCGAGTCCTGGTGACCGTCGTACAGGAGGGTGCACCTCCGTACGACGTCATGGTCAACGCCGACGACGACGCGGTCGCCCGGGACGTGGCGCAGGCGCTGGCCGCGTCGGGCGCGGGGCCGTGGCAGGCCGAACGCCCGTCGCAGGTGGTCGTGGCGCTGCCCGGGACCGTTCTCGATCAGCGGTACGGGGGCCGGAGCGCCGAGCCGGTCCTGTGGGCGGACGGGCATCGCTGTGATCCGGACACCCCGGCCGGCCGGATCCTCCGGGACGGCATGCGGGTCTCGGTCGACGACTCCATAGGCCCGCTGCTGCGCAAGGGCGAGCCCGTGGGCTGGTACGAACTGCGCGTCGCCGGCGGCCCCGGTGCGGGGCGGATCGCCCGGCTCGCGGTCGGCACCGCGACGTTCGGGTCGGCCACGACCTGCACCCTGGCGGCCCCCGACCCCGTGCTGGCGCCCGTCGCCGGACAGATCACCGTCGACGTCCGGGGCGGAGCGAGTCTCACCCCGCAGCACGGCTCCACGCTGCTCCTGGACGACGAGCCGGTCGAGGCCGCCCAGGACTGGCCGCTCGGCGGCGTCGTACGAGCGGGGGACTCGCTGTTCGTCCTGGACCGGGTAGGTGAACCGGACGCCCACCTGTCCGCGACCGGTGAGGGAGGTCTCGCCTACAACCGGCCGCCGCGGCTCTCCCCGGTGCGGCCCCGTCCCCGGCTCTCCGTGCCCGTCGAGCCGTCCAAAACCGAGCGCACCCGCTTCCAGACGATCTCCGCGCTCACCCCGATGATCTTCGGCCTGGTCATGTACTTCGTGACCAGACAGGTCTACATGCTGCTGTTCTGCGCGATGTCCCCGGTGATGATGCTGGGCCAGTGGATCAGCGACAATCGCGACGGCAAGCAGCGGAACAAGAAGTCGCTCAAGCAGTACAGGGGCGAACTCGCCGCCTACGAAGCCGAGTTGGCCCGTCTGGGCAAGGAGGACCAGCGCAACCGCAGGGCCGACAACCCCGACCCCGCGGAGGTGCTGCTCTTCGCCACCGGTCCCCGCCGCCGGCTGTGGGAGCGACGCCGTACCGACGTCGACGTCATGCGGCTGCGGGTCGGCGTGGGCACGCTGTACGCCGACATCGAACTCGTCCACGGACAAGGCGCGGCCTACGGAGAGGAGCAGCCCGAACCGCCGCTCCTGTCCCACCTGCCGGTCACCCTGTCGTTCCCCGGGCTCGGCGTCGTCGGTGTCTCCGGCGACCGTCCGCGAGCGCTCGCCACCGCGCACTGGCTCGCGGTCCAGGCCGCCGTGCTGCACAGCCCCCGTGAGCTCTCCATAGTCTTCCTGGCGGCCTCCGCCCAGGCCGGAGCGGACTGGAACTGGGCGCACTGGCTGCCGCACGCCGCGCCGCAGCAGGGTCAGGACTGTGTCGCCCTGGTCGGCTGCGACAGCGAGGCGATCGCGCGACGCGTGAACGAACTCCTCAACGAGCTGGCCCGGCGCAAGGCCGCCCAGGAGAGTTCGGGCGCCATGATGAGCGGCGCCCCGGGGGACGAGCCACACATTCTGCTCGTCCTGGACGGAGCACGGCTGCTGCGCCGCATGCCCGGCGTACCGCAGCTCCTCCAGGAGGGGCCGCGGCACGGGATCTTCGCGCTCTGCCTGGACGAGGACGACCGGCTGCTCCCCGAGGAGTGCAAGGCCGTCGTGTGCTGGACGCCGCGGTCGCCGACCCATGTGCAGTTGCGGGGCTCGGGCCTGGAATCGGTCGGCGATGTGCTGGCCGATCAGGTCGGCCCCGACTGGTGCGATCTGCTCGCCCGCTCCCTCGCCCCCGTCCGCGACGTCAGCCGGGACGACGCGGGCGGAGCTCTGCCCACCGCCGCCCGGCTGCTCAGCCTGCTCGACATGCCCGACCCGAGCGGCGCCGACATCGAACGGATCTGGCGGGCCGGGGGCTCGACCACGGCGGCTCCCATCGGAATCGCGGCCGACGGCGTCTTCACCCTGGACATCCGCAGGGACGGCCCGCACGCGCTGGTGGCGGGTACGACCGGCGCCGGCAAGTCCGAACTCCTCCAGACGATCATCGCCTCGCTGGCCGTCGCCAACCGGCCCGACGCCCTCAACTTCGTCCTCATCGACTACAAGGGCGGCAGCGCCTTCATGGACTGCGCCCGGCTTCCGCACACCGTCGGCATGGTCAGCGACCTCGACGCCCACCTCACCGAGCGGGCCCTCGCCTCGCTCGCGGCAGAACTGCACCGTCGCGAGACGATCCTCTTCAACACCGGCACCAAGGACATCGAGGACTACAACGACACCCGTAAATTCCGCCCCGAACTGGAGCCGATGCCGCGGCTCGTCCTGGTCATCGACGAGTTCGCCTCGCTGGTCGCCGAACTTCCCGACTTCATCGCGGGCCTCGTCGACATCGCCCGCCGCGGCCGTTCACTCGGCGTGCATCTGGTGCTGGCGACCCAGCGTCCGGCCGGTGTCGTCAGCGCCGACATCCGGGCCAACACCAACCTGCGCATCGCGCTGCGCGTGACGGACGGCAGTGAGTCCATGGACGTCATCGACGCCGCGGACGCGGGCGCCATCGCCAAGTCCACCCCGGGCCGCGCCTACGTACGCTCCGGCGCGCAGTCCCTGGTCGGTGTCCAGTCCGCCCGCATCGGTGGCCGCCGTCCGGCCACAGGCAAGAGCGGGCCCAAGGCGGTGCTCTCGCCGTTGCCCTGGACCGCGTTCAGTCGTCCGCTGCCGAGATCGGCGGAGTCGGAGGACGACGGCACGATGGTCACCGACCTGGCCGTACTCGTCGACGCGATCAGGGGCGGCTCCGACACCATGGGGTTCCCGCCGCCCCGCAGTCCCTGGCTGCCCCCGCTGCCCGAGCACGTCACGCTCGAAGCGCTCACGGCCGCGGCGGGCTCCGCCCCCGCCCACGGCGACGTCCCGCCCATCGGGTTCGCCCTCACCGACCTGCCGGCCCAGCAGGCCCGCAAGCCCTTCGCGCTCGACCTCGTCGCGGGCGAACACACGATGCTGGCCGGCGGCGCCCGCTCGGGCCGTTCGACCGCCCTGCGCACCCTGGCCGGCTCGCTCGCCAGGACCGCCTCGCCGCGTGACGTCCACGTCTACGCCATCGACTGCGGCTCCAATGCCCTGCTCCCGCTGGTGCGTCTGCCGCACGTGGGCGCGGTGGTCAACCGGGACGAACCCGACCGCGTGCGCCGGCTCCTCGACCGGCTGCTCGGCGAGATCAGCCGGCGCCAGCAACTCCTCGCGATGCAGGGCGCGTCCAGCGCGGCCGAACAGCGGGCCTCGGCCGCGCCCGAGGACAAGCTGCCCTGGATGGTGCTGCTGCTCGACAGCTGGGAGGGCTACTTCTCCACGTTCGAGAACTACAATTACGGCCAGCTCATCGAGCAGGCCCAGCGCATCTTCCGCGAAGGCTCCGCGGTCGGCCTGAAGGTCGTCATGACGTCCGACCGCAGCGGCCTGAGCGGCATGGTCGCCTCGGCCTTCCAGGACCGTCTGATCCTGCGGTTCGCCGACCCCAACGACTATTCGATGGCGGGCCTGCAACCACGCGAAGTACCCAAGAACATGCCGCCCGGCCGCGCTCTGCGCATCACCGACACCGGCACGGAGGAGACGCAGATCGCTCTCCTCGACGAGGACCCGAGCGGCCAGGCCCAGGTGCGGACGCTCCGCGAGATCGCCGAGCAGGCGCGGAAGGACCACGGCCGTACGCCGGCCCGGTTGCGTCCGATGCGCGTGGACGCGCTTCCCGCCCGGATCACGGCCAGTGAGGCGATGGCGCTCGATCCCGACTTCGCGGTGCCGTCCAAGCTGTGGGCGCTGCTCGCCGTCGGCGGGGACGAACTGGCGCCCGTCGGGATCGACTTGGAGGAGTCGGGCCCCGGCTTCGTCATCGGCGGGCCGCCGAAGTCGGGCCGCTCCACGGCCCTGATGTGCGCGGCCGATTCGTTGCTCGCCCAGGGCACGCCGCTGGTCCTGGTCACCCCCCGGCGCTCCCCGCTGCGCGACCTGGAGGGCCGCGAAGGGGTTCTGGGCGTCCTCGACGGGGAGGCCAGGGAGGACGATCTGGAGGAGTTGGCGGAGAAGGCGGAGGGCCGCCCCTACGTGATCATCGCGGACGACGCCGAACTGCTCTACGACACCAGGCTCGACGAGGCGCTTGAGGCGATCCTGCGCAAGGGCGTCGATGGTGGCCTCGGCCTGATTGCGGCGGGCACGACGGACAGTCTGGCCTCCCAGTACCGGGGCTTCGTGACCGCCGCCCGCAAGACCCGCAACGGCCTGCTCCTCAACCCCCAGAACTCCCAGGAGGGCGAGCTGTTCAGCATCCGCCTGCCCGCGAACACCGGCGGCGGCAGGCCGGGCGGCGGACTCCTTGTCTCGGGCGGGGCGTTCCGGCCGGTGCAGGGGGTGTTGCGGGGGTGA